One Capsicum annuum cultivar UCD-10X-F1 chromosome 2, UCD10Xv1.1, whole genome shotgun sequence genomic window carries:
- the LOC107858678 gene encoding leucine--tRNA ligase, cytoplasmic, whose amino-acid sequence MAEEGGRSFARRNQLLEIEKQVHKWWTEGDVFKAEPKESPPKVGEKFFGNFPFPYMNGYLHLGHAFSLSKLEFAAAYQRLRGATVLLPFAFHCTGMPIKASSDKLSREILRFGNPPVFPAEKEEESVEAEVKVETEGNQPAPGGKFKGKKSKAVAKTGGDKYQWEIMRSYGLSDEEIARFTDPYYWLTYFPPLAVEDLKEFGLGCDWRRTFITTDMNPYFDSFVRWQMRKLKASGKIVKDLRYTVYSPLDGQPCADHDRASGEGVIPQEYTLIKMEVVSPFPSKMSVLEGKKVFLAAATLRPETMYGQTNAWVLPEGKYGAFQINDTEVFVMTYRAALNLAYQRLSHIPEKPTCLVALSGRDLIGLPLRSPLAFNEIIYTLPMLSVLTEKGTGIVTSVPSDSPDDYMALHDLKSKPAFRAKFGVKGEWVMPFEIVPIINHPDFGDRSAERICIEKKIKSQNERDKLDEAKKTIYKGGFYEGIMIVGEFTGMKVQEAKGLIRSNLLETNQAVLYSEPEKKVMSRSGDECVVALTDQWYLTYGESEWRKAAEECLASMKLYSDETRHGFEHTLSWLNQWACSRSFGLGTRIPWDEEFLVESLSDSTIYMAYYTVAHFLQKGDMYGSDHSSVKPEHLTDEVWEFVFCDGPYPENSSISSSLLKEMKQEFLYWYPFDLRVSGKDLIQNHLTFCIYNHTAVFPKHHWPRGFRCNGHIMLNSEKMSKSTGNFRTLRQAIEEFSSDATRFSLADAGDGMDDANFVFETANAAILRLTKEIAWMQEVLDAEPSLRTGPPSTYADHVFANEINIAVRTTEKNYSEYMFREALKTGFYDLQAARDEYRLSCGSGGMNRNLLWRFMDVQTRLIAPICPHYAEYAWRKLLKKDGYGIKAGWPEADLPDPSLKKANKYLQDTIVSMRKLLQKQVSGSKKGNANLSSQSKPSVGLIFVDEQYRGWKKECLEILQRKFDSSTSTFAPDKEILSELQKSDIGQQGNFKQIQKLCMPFLRFKKDEVVVVGVQALDLKLPFGEIEVLEKNSDLIKRQLGLETLEILSMTDDALKRAGPHAAVVKQNPPSPGDPTAIFL is encoded by the coding sequence ATGGCCGAAGAAGGTGGCAGAAGTTTTGCCCGCAGGAACCAACTGTTGGAGATAGAGAAACAGGTTCATAAGTGGTGGACAGAAGGTGATGTTTTCAAAGCTGAACCTAAAGAATCACCTCctaaagttggtgaaaagttctTTGGAAATTTCCCTTTCCCTTATATGAATGGTTATCTACATTTGGGCCATGCTTTTTCATTGTCAAAACTAGAATTTGCAGCAGCATATCAAAGATTGAGAGGTGCTACTGTCCTTTTGCCTTTTGCATTTCACTGCACTGGGATGCCTATAAAGGCATCTTCTGATAAGCTTTCGAGGGAGATATTGAGGTTTGGGAACCCACCTGTGTTTCCTGCTGAGAAGGAAGAGGAGAGTGTTGAAGCAGAAGTGAAGGTCGAGACTGAAGGAAACCAGCCCGCACCAGGTGGTAAATTTAAAGGGAAAAAATCAAAGGCAGTTGCGAAGACTGGTGGTGATAAGTACCAGTGGGAGATAATGAGGAGTTATGGTCTGTCGGACGAGGAAATTGCCAGGTTTACAGATCCATATTACTGGCTAACATACTTTCCTCCACTGGCTGTAGAAGATCTGAAGGAGTTTGGATTGGGTTGTGATTGGCGTAGGACTTTTATTACAACTGACATGAATCCGTACTTTGATTCGTTTGTCCGGTGGCAAATGCGGAAGCTGAAAGCCTCGGGAAAGATTGTTAAAGATCTCAGGTACACCGTATATTCACCCCTAGATGGTCAGCCATGTGCTGACCATGACCGTGCTTCCGGTGAAGGTGTCATTCCTCAGGAGTATACTCTTATTAAGATGGAAGTTGTCTCACCTTTTCCATCAAAAATGAGTGTTCTGGAGGGGAAAAAGGTATTTCTCGCAGCAGCTACACTAAGACCAGAGACCATGTATGGACAAACAAATGCTTGGGTTTTGCCAGAAGGAAAATACGGGGCATTTCAGATTAATGATACCGAGGTTTTTGTTATGACTTATAGGGCAGCTCTTAATCTAGCCTACCAAAGGTTGTCTCATATCCCTGAGAAGCCTACTTGTTTGGTTGCATTGTCTGGTCGAGATCTTATAGGTTTGCCCTTGAGGTCTCCCTTGGCATTTAATGAGATAATATACACTCTGCCCATGTTATCTGTTCTTACTGAAAAGGGAACTGGAATTGTAACTAGTGTTCCCAGTGATTCTCCAGATGATTATATGGCCCTCCATGATTTGAAGTCAAAGCCAGCTTTCAGGGCCAAATTTGGTGTGAAGGGCGAATGGGTCATGCCGTTTGAGATAGTTCCGATTATCAACCATCCAGATTTTGGAGACAGATCAGCTGAGAGAATTTGCattgaaaagaaaatcaagagtCAAAATGAGAGAGATAAGCTTGATGAGGCAAAGAAAACAATTTACAAGGGCGGCTTTTATGAAGGAATAATGATTGTTGGAGAATTTACTGGTATGAAAGTCCAAGAAGCGAAAGGTCTGATCAGGAGCAACCTTTTGGAGACAAATCAAGCTGTATTATATAGTGAACCTGAGAAGAAAGTCATGTCGCGATCCGGGGATGAATGTGTTGTTGCTTTGACTGATCAATGGTATCTCACTTATGGAGAATCAGAATGGAGGAAGGCTGCGGAGGAGTGTTTGGCCAGTATGAAACTCTACTCTGATGAGACTCGGCATGGTTTTGAGCACACTCTCAGCTGGCTTAATCAGTGGGCTTGTTCTCGCAGTTTCGGTCTTGGAACTCGTATTCCTTGGGATGAGGAATTCTTAGTTGAGTCCTTGTCCGATTCCACTATTTATATGGCATATTATACGGTGGCACATTTCTTGCAGAAAGGGGACATGTATGGTAGTGATCATTCTTCAGTGAAACCAGAGCACTTGACAGATGAGGTCTGGGAATTCGTGTTCTGTGATGGCCCTTATCCTGAAAATTCTTCTATATCTTCTTCTCTTCTAAAGGAGATGAAGCAGGAATTTCTTTACTGGTATCCATTCGATCTCAGAGTTTCTGGCAAGGATCTTATTCAGAATCATCTTACCTTTTGCATCTATAACCACACTGCTGTCTTCCCTAAACACCACTGGCCACGTGGTTTCAGATGCAATGGGCATATAATGCTGAACTCTGAGAAGATGTCCAAGTCCACTGGAAATTTCCGAACACTCCGGCAGGCAATTGAAGAGTTTTCATCTGATGCCACACGCTTTTCTCTTGCTGATGCGGGTGATGGAATGGATGATGCTAACTTCGTTTTTGAAACAGCTAATGCTGCTATCTTACGTCTCACAAAAGAAATAGCATGGATGCAGGAGGTTCTTGATGCAGAGCCATCTTTAAGAACTGGGCCACCATCCACATATGCAGACCATGTATTTgctaatgaaataaatattgcAGTAAGGACTACAGAGAAGAACTATAGTGAATACATGTTCCGGGAAGCTCTGAAAACTGGTTTTTATGATCTTCAGGCTGCCAGAGATGAGTATAGGCTTTCCTGTGGTTCAGGAGGCATGAACCGGAATTTGCTATGGCGATTTATGGATGTCCAAACACGACTTATTGCTCCGATCTGCCCACACTATGCTGAATATGCCTGGAGAAAGCTTTTGAAGAAGGATGGTTATGGCATAAAAGCTGGGTGGCCAGAGGCTGATTTACCAGATCCTAGCCTTAAGAAGGCCAACAAATATTTGCAAGACACGATTGTCTCGATGAGGAAGCTGCTTCAGAAGCAAGTTTCTGGTTCAAAGAAAGGAAATGCAAATTTGAGTAGCCAAAGCAAACCTTCTGTGGGCCTGATATTTGTGGATGAGCAGTATAGGGGATGGAAAAAGGAATGTTTGGAGATTCTGCAGAGGAAATTTGACTCTTCAACCAGCACCTTTGCACCTGACAAAGAAATCCTCTCCGAATTGCAGAAGAGTGATATTGGACAACAAGGCAATTTCAAACAAATACAAAAGCTCTGTATGCCATTCCTGAGGTTCAAGAAAGACGAAGTTGTGGTTGTTGGGGTTCAAGCATTGGACTTGAAGCTTCCTTTTGGCGAGATTGAAGTCCTTGAGAAGAACTCGGACTTGATCAAGAGACAGCTTGGTCTTGAGACATTAGAGATATTATCTATGACAGATGATGCTTTGAAGAGAGCGGGACCTCATGCTGCAGTCGTGAAGCAGAATCCTCCCTCACCAGGGGATCCAACTGCTATCTTTCTCTGA